One genomic segment of Sphingorhabdus sp. M41 includes these proteins:
- a CDS encoding PA0069 family radical SAM protein, giving the protein MRDKSRIYPDARKGRGAPSNEVSQRFNLQDREIDGDWLDERDIIGDGAAKLRTDVTIEYPKSIISYNQSPDLPFDRSINAYRGCEHGCVYCYARPTHAYHDLSPGLDFESKLFAKPNAADLIRQTFAKPNYQPASLAIGTNTDPYQPIEKRYKITRQILEVMLETFHPVVITTKSNRVVEDVDLLAQLAAQQLTAVAISVTTLDPQTARLLEPRAPAPARRLEAVRALSNAGIYVHVNIAPVVPGITDHEIESIVAAAADWGATSISFIPMRLPHEVAPLFEQWLESHYPERKSKVMSIVRQIRGGKRNDPDFHSRMRGQGPWADLIRTRIGIASRKAGVGKAKLKLRTDLFRRPIIKGSQFELF; this is encoded by the coding sequence ATGCGCGACAAAAGCCGAATATATCCAGACGCAAGAAAAGGCCGGGGTGCGCCATCCAACGAAGTATCGCAACGGTTCAATCTTCAGGACCGCGAGATCGACGGCGACTGGCTGGATGAAAGAGACATTATCGGAGACGGCGCCGCCAAGCTGAGAACCGACGTCACGATCGAATATCCCAAATCGATCATCAGCTACAACCAGTCACCCGACCTGCCGTTTGACCGGTCAATCAACGCTTATCGCGGATGCGAACATGGCTGCGTCTATTGTTACGCGCGGCCTACCCACGCTTATCATGACCTGTCCCCCGGGCTCGACTTCGAAAGCAAGCTGTTCGCCAAACCCAATGCTGCGGACTTGATCCGCCAGACATTTGCCAAACCGAATTATCAGCCAGCCAGCCTTGCCATCGGGACCAACACCGACCCGTATCAGCCGATCGAGAAACGCTACAAGATCACCCGGCAGATATTGGAAGTCATGCTGGAGACTTTCCATCCGGTGGTGATTACAACCAAATCCAATCGCGTGGTCGAGGATGTCGACTTGCTGGCACAGCTGGCCGCGCAACAGCTCACGGCAGTGGCGATTTCCGTCACCACTCTCGATCCACAGACGGCGCGTTTGCTGGAGCCCAGAGCGCCCGCTCCCGCACGGAGACTGGAAGCTGTGCGAGCCCTCAGCAACGCCGGCATATATGTGCACGTCAATATTGCACCGGTCGTTCCCGGCATTACCGATCACGAGATTGAATCGATTGTTGCTGCCGCGGCAGATTGGGGCGCCACGAGCATCTCCTTCATCCCCATGCGCCTGCCACATGAAGTCGCACCGCTGTTCGAACAATGGCTCGAAAGCCATTATCCGGAGCGGAAATCCAAAGTGATGAGCATCGTCCGGCAAATCCGCGGCGGCAAGCGCAACGATCCCGATTTCCACAGCCGCATGCGTGGTCAGGGCCCATGGGCCGACCTGATCCGCACCCGGATTGGCATCGCGTCGCGCAAGGCCGGAGTCGGCAAGGCCAAGCTCAAGCTCAGAACCGATCTGTTCCGGCGCCCGATAATCAAGGGCAGCCAGTTTGAACTTTTTTAA
- the moaB gene encoding molybdenum cofactor biosynthesis protein B, whose amino-acid sequence MPIDESRTFKPINIALLTVSDTRTPKEDTSGDILAERIEKKGHILFYRNLLRDEKSILVAQLHQWIDDEQVDVIITTGGTGLTGRDITPEALNAVKDKDIPGFGELFRYLSIAKIGTSTVQSRACAVVARGTYIFALPGSNGAVKDGWDGILDTQLDSRHRPCNFVELIPRLLEK is encoded by the coding sequence ATGCCGATTGACGAAAGCCGGACCTTCAAGCCGATCAATATCGCGTTGCTGACCGTTTCCGATACACGCACGCCAAAAGAAGACACGTCGGGCGACATATTGGCCGAGCGGATCGAGAAAAAGGGCCATATATTATTCTATCGCAACCTGTTGAGAGACGAAAAGTCCATCCTTGTCGCGCAGCTCCACCAGTGGATTGACGATGAACAGGTCGATGTCATCATCACCACCGGCGGCACCGGCTTGACTGGCCGCGATATTACCCCGGAAGCGCTTAATGCAGTCAAGGACAAGGATATTCCCGGGTTCGGCGAATTGTTCCGCTATCTGAGCATTGCCAAAATCGGCACCTCCACTGTGCAATCCCGCGCGTGCGCCGTGGTCGCACGCGGCACCTATATATTTGCGCTGCCGGGCTCCAATGGCGCGGTCAAAGATGGCTGGGACGGCATATTGGATACGCAGCTCGACAGCCGCCACCGGCCCTGCAATTTTGTCGAACTGATCCCCAGGCTACTTGAAAAATAG
- a CDS encoding sensor histidine kinase, whose product MRQSGRLGRLLETSPALPLLVRSDGKLEASQRLMHWLGFDHLPAHISELHEESRGMIRQDLDALMKDVNLAQKTGNSFVRAIKIVGSDKSLLIRGGLADQKIAPNGSALLWVFDATDSEGQIAKLREENEAARAAFDALSALIEAAPVPMWHRSPDLRLTLVNSAYVAAVDAANGEQVIAKGIELVEPVDGFSPAHAAARARDRGEPLERIVATTVGGERRMMQVVDVPLGKPGIAGYAIDIQELDDARREQRRFGESQRDMLDKISAGVAQFGPDKSLRFCNLPFQRIFSMRRQWIAERPEFPRVLDRMREMNRLPEVRDFPEWREERTGWFQATRASEENWLLADGTHLRVLANPTPDGGLLVIFEDRTEQVQLASARDTLLRVRTATFDNLFESLAVFAADGKLNIWNHQFANNWGLDETDLSKHPRVDSLMQKMAGQLKQPARISEVREMVRSATTERQQKGGRLNFADGRRFEFAAIPLPDGNALFTMLDISDSYRIEQALRERNEALVEADSIKGSFLSNMSYEFRTPLTSIGGFAELLDQGIAGPLTDKGHEYVRAILQSVKRLGNQIENVLDLSQSEAGALPIAKEKVNLKRMIEDIAGHFADDASAKAIGVELQLDEKLGSAMADKKRLTQAISQIVDNAIKYTNEGGRLLIHGSGDVKQALIHISDNGPGMTAGEQSKVFDSFARSRDQKANQKAGGLGLPLARQLVRAHGGDLTLTSEPGQGTLVTLHLPRQ is encoded by the coding sequence TTGCGTCAATCCGGCAGATTGGGGCGATTGCTCGAAACATCTCCTGCTTTGCCACTGCTGGTGCGATCAGACGGCAAATTGGAGGCTTCCCAACGGCTGATGCACTGGCTTGGTTTCGATCACCTGCCTGCGCATATTTCAGAATTGCACGAAGAATCCCGCGGGATGATCCGACAGGATCTCGATGCTCTGATGAAGGATGTCAATCTTGCCCAAAAAACCGGAAACAGTTTTGTTCGGGCCATTAAAATTGTCGGTTCGGACAAGTCCCTGCTGATCCGTGGCGGACTGGCGGATCAGAAGATTGCCCCCAATGGCAGCGCTCTTTTATGGGTTTTTGATGCCACCGACAGCGAAGGGCAGATAGCGAAGCTACGCGAGGAAAACGAAGCGGCACGCGCGGCATTTGATGCGCTCTCTGCCTTGATTGAGGCAGCGCCGGTTCCGATGTGGCACCGATCTCCAGATTTGCGCCTGACATTGGTCAACAGCGCTTATGTTGCCGCTGTCGATGCCGCCAATGGCGAACAGGTGATTGCCAAGGGAATCGAGCTGGTGGAACCGGTCGATGGCTTCAGCCCGGCACATGCCGCGGCCCGTGCGCGGGATAGAGGTGAGCCACTCGAACGGATCGTTGCGACGACGGTGGGCGGTGAACGACGCATGATGCAGGTGGTCGACGTGCCGCTGGGTAAGCCGGGCATTGCTGGCTATGCGATCGATATTCAGGAACTGGATGATGCGCGGCGGGAACAGCGACGTTTCGGTGAATCGCAGCGTGACATGCTCGACAAGATTTCCGCCGGCGTGGCCCAGTTTGGTCCGGACAAATCGCTGAGATTCTGCAATCTGCCGTTCCAGCGCATTTTTTCCATGCGTCGGCAATGGATAGCGGAGCGGCCGGAATTTCCGCGTGTTCTGGACCGCATGCGCGAAATGAACCGCCTTCCGGAGGTCCGTGATTTTCCGGAATGGCGCGAAGAACGAACCGGCTGGTTTCAGGCCACCAGAGCAAGTGAGGAAAACTGGTTGCTGGCCGATGGTACCCACCTCAGGGTGCTCGCCAATCCGACACCGGACGGTGGATTGCTGGTCATTTTCGAAGACCGTACCGAACAGGTCCAGCTGGCGAGCGCCCGCGATACCTTGCTCAGGGTCAGGACAGCGACGTTCGACAATCTGTTCGAGTCCCTCGCGGTGTTCGCAGCTGACGGCAAGCTGAACATCTGGAACCATCAATTTGCTAATAATTGGGGTCTCGATGAAACCGACCTTAGCAAGCATCCGCGGGTGGATTCGCTGATGCAGAAAATGGCGGGGCAGTTGAAACAGCCAGCCCGCATTTCGGAAGTGCGGGAAATGGTGCGCAGCGCGACGACCGAGCGGCAGCAGAAGGGCGGACGTCTCAACTTCGCCGATGGCCGGCGGTTTGAATTTGCCGCGATTCCCTTGCCCGATGGCAATGCGCTGTTCACCATGCTCGATATTTCGGACAGCTACCGGATCGAACAGGCGCTGCGCGAACGCAACGAGGCGCTGGTCGAGGCCGACTCGATAAAGGGCAGTTTCCTGTCCAACATGAGCTACGAATTCCGGACTCCGCTTACCTCCATCGGCGGTTTTGCGGAGCTTCTGGATCAGGGCATTGCCGGACCGCTGACCGATAAGGGCCACGAATATGTGCGCGCCATCCTGCAGTCGGTCAAACGTCTGGGCAACCAGATCGAAAATGTTCTCGATCTCAGCCAAAGCGAAGCCGGCGCGCTGCCGATAGCCAAGGAGAAGGTCAATCTGAAGAGGATGATCGAGGATATAGCGGGCCATTTCGCTGACGATGCTTCCGCCAAGGCGATCGGTGTGGAGTTGCAACTGGATGAGAAGCTTGGCTCGGCGATGGCTGACAAGAAAAGGCTGACCCAGGCCATTTCGCAAATTGTCGACAATGCGATCAAATATACCAACGAAGGCGGGCGGTTGCTCATTCACGGATCCGGGGATGTGAAGCAGGCTCTGATCCACATATCGGACAATGGCCCCGGGATGACCGCCGGCGAGCAGTCCAAGGTCTTTGACAGTTTCGCCCGGTCTCGGGACCAGAAGGCCAATCAAAAAGCGGGCGGCCTCGGGCTACCGCTGGCGCGCCAGTTGGTCCGCGCCCATGGCGGTGACCTAACCCTGACCTCCGAACCCGGGCAGGGTACGCTGGTCACCCTGCATCTGCCGCGGCAATGA
- the tsaE gene encoding tRNA (adenosine(37)-N6)-threonylcarbamoyltransferase complex ATPase subunit type 1 TsaE codes for MLILENEQATLDVGRKLGALLRAGDKIALRGTLGAGKTTLARGILQGLDYDGEVPSPTFAIVQPYEPPETRIPVAHVDLYRIDDPEEIPELGLEDALVDGAMIVEWPDRMPDSFWTDALNIELEITGEGNRRLTWTAGDAWNKRWPLT; via the coding sequence ATGCTGATATTGGAAAACGAGCAAGCGACCCTGGATGTCGGGCGGAAACTGGGCGCGCTGCTGCGGGCCGGGGACAAGATCGCGCTGCGGGGCACGCTGGGTGCCGGAAAAACGACATTGGCGAGAGGCATATTGCAGGGACTGGACTATGACGGGGAAGTGCCCAGTCCGACCTTCGCGATTGTCCAGCCCTATGAACCGCCCGAAACCAGGATCCCGGTCGCCCATGTCGATCTCTACCGGATCGATGACCCGGAAGAAATTCCCGAACTCGGTCTGGAAGACGCGCTGGTCGATGGCGCCATGATCGTCGAATGGCCTGACCGGATGCCCGACAGTTTCTGGACGGATGCTCTCAATATTGAATTGGAAATTACCGGGGAGGGCAATCGTCGGTTGACTTGGACAGCCGGGGACGCTTGGAACAAACGATGGCCACTGACATGA
- a CDS encoding aminoglycoside phosphotransferase family protein, with protein sequence MKPPAAAAEFLTQYGWRDAELSPVAGDASFRRYFRVRDGDRRAILMDAPPPHEDPKPFIAIAEYLVGAGFAAPEIFARDLDQGLVLLEDFGDQRMREHLDDHPQDEDAIYRRVIDLLRDLHKAPAAALPPYDEAQYLREANLLTEWYCPAQQLDVDAEGFEAIWRGILAPVIAAQYPPVTVMRDYHAENIMLLDDGRLGLLDFQDALMGHPAYDLVSMLQDARRDVPDELEENMLAYYLAGHDQDAADEFRRHYAILGAQRNTKIIGIFTRLCMRDGKARYLDFLPRMWRLLEKDLRHPALQPMAEWFGRNIPHEVRSRPMPAAKAAQ encoded by the coding sequence ATGAAACCGCCAGCAGCAGCGGCAGAATTTTTGACACAATATGGATGGCGCGATGCAGAACTGTCGCCGGTTGCGGGAGATGCGTCTTTCCGCCGCTATTTCCGCGTCCGTGACGGTGATCGCCGGGCCATATTGATGGATGCTCCCCCGCCGCATGAAGATCCGAAACCGTTTATCGCGATTGCCGAATATCTGGTCGGAGCCGGATTTGCCGCGCCCGAGATTTTCGCCCGCGATCTCGACCAGGGTTTGGTGCTGCTGGAGGATTTCGGAGACCAGCGGATGCGCGAACATCTTGACGACCATCCGCAGGACGAGGACGCGATCTATCGTCGGGTGATTGATCTGCTCCGGGACCTGCACAAGGCACCGGCGGCGGCGCTGCCGCCCTATGACGAGGCGCAATATCTACGCGAAGCGAATTTGCTGACCGAATGGTATTGTCCGGCGCAGCAACTGGATGTCGATGCAGAGGGTTTCGAAGCGATCTGGCGGGGCATTCTCGCGCCCGTGATCGCGGCGCAATATCCGCCGGTCACGGTGATGCGCGACTATCACGCCGAGAATATCATGCTGCTGGATGACGGCCGGCTCGGCCTGCTGGATTTCCAGGATGCTCTGATGGGCCATCCTGCCTATGATCTGGTCTCGATGTTGCAGGATGCCCGCCGCGATGTGCCGGATGAACTGGAAGAGAATATGCTCGCATATTATCTCGCCGGTCATGACCAGGATGCGGCGGACGAATTTCGCCGCCATTATGCCATATTGGGCGCGCAGCGGAACACCAAGATCATCGGCATCTTCACGCGTCTCTGCATGCGGGACGGCAAGGCCCGCTATCTCGATTTCCTGCCGAGAATGTGGCGCCTGCTGGAGAAAGATCTGCGTCATCCTGCGCTGCAACCGATGGCAGAATGGTTCGGCCGGAATATTCCGCACGAGGTCCGCAGCCGCCCGATGCCAGCAGCGAAAGCAGCCCAATGA
- a CDS encoding nucleotidyltransferase family protein, with the protein MIKVDTAMIMAAGLGKRMRPLTEARPKPLVEVAGKAMIDHCFEKLVAAGIGKAVVNVHYLADMMEAHLAALPYPIDIQVSDERAQLLETGGGLVQAQPLIAEDIFFCINSDNLWTDGPANSLLQLAEAWDEDRMDALLLLIEREAAHNYQGHGDFHLDGEQRISRKLPDQKAPLIYSGIQLISKRLLRDAPTGPFSTNIFWERAIGEGRLFGTVHHGQWFEVGSPQAIAPTEAALANV; encoded by the coding sequence ATGATCAAAGTCGACACCGCGATGATCATGGCGGCTGGACTTGGCAAACGCATGCGGCCGCTGACCGAAGCGCGGCCCAAGCCGTTGGTCGAGGTCGCCGGCAAGGCAATGATCGATCATTGTTTCGAAAAGCTTGTCGCAGCGGGAATAGGCAAGGCTGTGGTCAACGTGCATTATCTCGCCGACATGATGGAAGCGCATCTGGCCGCCTTGCCTTATCCGATCGATATTCAGGTGTCCGACGAGCGGGCGCAGCTGCTGGAGACCGGCGGCGGACTGGTGCAGGCACAGCCGCTGATCGCGGAAGATATTTTCTTCTGCATCAACAGCGACAATCTATGGACCGATGGGCCAGCCAACAGCCTGCTGCAGCTGGCGGAAGCATGGGACGAGGACAGGATGGACGCGCTGCTGCTGCTGATTGAGCGGGAGGCCGCTCACAATTATCAGGGCCATGGTGATTTCCATCTCGATGGCGAGCAGCGGATTTCGCGCAAGCTTCCCGACCAGAAGGCGCCGCTGATCTATTCGGGCATCCAGCTGATCTCGAAACGGCTGCTGCGCGATGCGCCCACCGGTCCTTTTTCAACCAATATCTTCTGGGAGCGCGCCATCGGCGAAGGTCGTCTGTTTGGCACAGTTCACCACGGCCAATGGTTCGAGGTCGGCTCGCCGCAAGCGATAGCGCCGACAGAAGCCGCGCTGGCGAATGTCTGA
- the addB gene encoding double-strand break repair protein AddB, producing the protein MSDRRRPSIYNIAAHGGFADALAQGLIDRFAKDAFGLARGLVILPNNRAQRALQEAFVRLSEDGLLLPQMAVIGDLDLDESIGVALDSGELALDIPAAVDPMDRLLTLAQLIQKEIRLRDDAILAKDALRLAREFASTLDQLNVEEISLADLMKTEPESLDLSSHWQDSYRFFLIIAEKWRQQLEKWQRVDQAVRRNALFDHIAKSWKTSPPDHFVVAAGITTSAPAIARFLETISFMPQGLVVLPDLDLIMPDEEWELLGPFQPDPDSGYTKRAQETHPQYHMKLLLDRMSIARGEILRWPRTGESGAAARRSRALSNAFAIPKLTVRWQTLDSSERSLAGVQTVEARNSAEEAQIIALLAREALEDPDQRVAIVTPDRSLATRISAHLKRWEIQVDDTAGQPLAKLPEGVFFLNLLAAVADGFPPAEFLALLKHPLVQRGEGRLQWLDHVRRLDLLLRGPRPAPGLAGIDALLKAENHRTKKLRAAITPWWQSVRTMFEPMESLFASSLDWPKLLDQLRQLAENLTEGAIWAGPGGRELADLLAKLQIRAEMGPIRIKANELPGYFETLMADISVRPPYGGHPRIALYGLLEARLQQSELVICCGLNEGSWPQAITPDPWLAPMIRKSLGLPAQERQIGLSAHDLVGAMGARKVILSRAHRDDSGPAIASRFLLRLKGMCGDNLKEHPQARAWLSAIDQPESEPAPYVRPAPLPSREQRLIPISVTQVDSLIADPYSFYAKKIMGFAALDMIDADPSAAWRGTVIHDILDQWAREDDYAPAALRKRAQAFLNDPGLHPLMRSLWAPRLLEGLDWIAATLAEGRKTGREPLASEIYGKAEIAGVELSGIADRIDRMPDGGIAIVDYKTGGAPSNKAVAEGYNLQLGLLAAIAELGGFKDIEGEAVAFEYWSLAKKGGTDDFGYIRSPAKGRGENIIPADAMVDHAVARFNEAADQYLKGSEPMTAKLHPEYARYADYDQLMRLEEWYGRAPAEMADDE; encoded by the coding sequence ATGTCTGACCGCCGCCGACCATCCATCTACAATATCGCCGCACACGGCGGTTTCGCTGATGCGCTGGCACAGGGACTGATCGACCGATTTGCCAAGGACGCCTTCGGGCTCGCCCGCGGCCTCGTCATCTTGCCCAACAACCGGGCGCAGCGCGCGCTGCAGGAAGCTTTTGTCCGGCTGAGCGAAGACGGGCTGTTGTTGCCGCAAATGGCGGTGATCGGCGATCTCGATCTGGACGAATCAATCGGTGTCGCGCTCGATTCCGGGGAATTGGCGCTCGATATTCCGGCCGCCGTCGATCCGATGGATCGCCTGCTCACGCTGGCGCAACTGATCCAGAAGGAAATCCGGCTGCGCGACGATGCCATATTGGCGAAGGATGCGCTGCGGCTGGCGCGCGAATTTGCCAGCACGCTCGACCAGCTGAATGTCGAGGAAATCTCGCTGGCCGACCTGATGAAGACTGAGCCAGAAAGTCTCGACCTGTCCAGCCACTGGCAGGATTCCTACCGCTTCTTCCTGATCATCGCCGAGAAATGGCGGCAGCAGCTGGAAAAATGGCAGCGGGTCGATCAGGCGGTGCGCCGCAATGCCCTATTTGATCATATCGCGAAAAGCTGGAAGACCTCGCCGCCCGATCATTTCGTCGTCGCGGCCGGCATCACCACCTCCGCTCCGGCCATTGCCCGTTTTCTGGAAACCATATCCTTCATGCCCCAGGGGCTGGTGGTCTTGCCAGACCTCGACCTGATCATGCCGGACGAGGAATGGGAACTGCTCGGCCCGTTCCAGCCCGACCCGGACAGCGGTTACACAAAGCGCGCGCAGGAAACCCACCCGCAATATCATATGAAATTGCTGCTCGACCGCATGTCGATCGCGCGCGGCGAAATCTTGCGCTGGCCGCGTACCGGCGAAAGCGGCGCGGCGGCCAGGCGCAGCCGGGCGCTGAGCAATGCCTTCGCGATCCCGAAACTGACGGTACGCTGGCAGACGCTGGACAGCAGCGAACGCAGCCTTGCCGGGGTGCAGACGGTCGAGGCGCGCAACAGCGCCGAGGAAGCCCAGATCATCGCCCTTCTGGCGCGCGAAGCACTGGAAGATCCGGATCAGCGGGTAGCAATTGTAACGCCGGACCGATCATTGGCGACCCGTATCTCGGCCCATCTGAAACGCTGGGAAATTCAGGTCGATGACACCGCTGGCCAGCCCTTGGCGAAACTGCCGGAAGGCGTTTTTTTCCTGAACCTGCTGGCTGCGGTCGCGGACGGTTTCCCGCCGGCGGAATTTCTAGCCTTGCTCAAACACCCGCTGGTGCAGCGCGGGGAAGGGCGGTTGCAATGGCTCGACCATGTCCGCAGGCTCGACCTGCTGCTGCGCGGCCCGCGCCCGGCACCGGGACTGGCGGGCATTGACGCGCTGCTGAAGGCCGAGAATCACCGGACAAAGAAATTGCGCGCCGCCATCACGCCATGGTGGCAATCGGTGCGCACGATGTTCGAGCCGATGGAAAGTCTCTTCGCCTCTTCGCTCGACTGGCCCAAGCTTCTCGACCAGCTGAGGCAATTGGCCGAAAATTTGACCGAGGGCGCGATCTGGGCCGGTCCGGGCGGCCGGGAACTGGCCGACCTGCTGGCGAAGCTGCAGATTCGCGCGGAAATGGGACCGATCCGCATCAAGGCAAATGAACTGCCCGGCTATTTCGAGACCCTGATGGCCGATATTTCTGTTCGTCCGCCTTATGGCGGCCATCCTCGGATCGCGCTTTACGGTTTGCTGGAAGCGCGGCTGCAACAGTCGGAACTGGTGATCTGCTGCGGCCTCAACGAGGGCAGCTGGCCGCAGGCGATTACGCCCGATCCGTGGCTCGCGCCGATGATCCGCAAATCGCTCGGCCTGCCGGCGCAGGAGCGGCAAATCGGTCTTTCCGCGCACGATCTGGTCGGCGCAATGGGAGCGAGGAAGGTCATCCTCTCCCGGGCGCACCGGGATGATTCCGGTCCCGCCATTGCTTCGCGTTTCCTGCTCCGGCTGAAGGGCATGTGCGGCGACAATCTGAAGGAACATCCGCAGGCCCGAGCCTGGTTGTCCGCTATCGACCAGCCGGAAAGCGAACCCGCGCCCTATGTCCGTCCAGCGCCCCTGCCGAGCAGGGAACAGCGCCTTATTCCTATTTCGGTCACTCAGGTCGATAGCCTGATCGCCGATCCCTATTCCTTCTATGCGAAGAAGATCATGGGATTTGCCGCGCTCGACATGATCGACGCCGACCCGAGCGCGGCCTGGCGCGGGACCGTCATTCACGACATTCTCGACCAATGGGCGAGAGAGGATGATTATGCGCCGGCGGCGTTGCGCAAACGGGCGCAGGCATTTCTCAATGATCCCGGCCTGCACCCGCTGATGCGCAGCCTGTGGGCGCCGCGCCTGCTGGAAGGGCTGGACTGGATCGCCGCTACGCTGGCGGAGGGTCGCAAGACGGGCCGCGAACCGCTGGCCTCGGAAATTTACGGCAAGGCCGAGATTGCTGGTGTCGAACTGTCCGGCATCGCCGACCGCATCGACCGGATGCCCGATGGCGGTATCGCGATTGTCGACTACAAGACCGGCGGTGCGCCGAGCAACAAGGCGGTGGCCGAGGGCTATAATCTGCAGCTTGGCCTGCTGGCTGCCATCGCCGAACTCGGCGGGTTCAAGGATATTGAAGGTGAGGCGGTTGCCTTCGAATATTGGTCGCTGGCGAAAAAGGGCGGCACCGACGATTTCGGCTATATCCGCTCGCCCGCAAAGGGACGCGGCGAGAATATCATCCCGGCGGACGCGATGGTCGACCATGCCGTCGCCCGGTTCAACGAGGCCGCCGATCAATATCTGAAGGGCAGCGAGCCGATGACCGCCAAGCTGCATCCGGAATATGCCCGCTACGCCGATTATGACCAGCTGATGCGGCTCGAGGAATGGTACGGTCGTGCACCGGCAGAAATGGCTGACGATGAGTAG